Proteins encoded within one genomic window of Aurantiacibacter spongiae:
- a CDS encoding winged helix-turn-helix domain-containing protein — translation MMHGPRRSEALSPPHDAPPCSLDLSNCAVGAFRLHPARNAVTLDGTEFGIEPLVMDVLCYLVQRAGEVVTREEIIDHVWLDRPCGDESLTRAIAMLRRTFRKDESATDYIRTVWKRGYALEAPVRVRRAASPATASIADALVHPFVTDYSVAVLPFASMSATPTDAFLADGITRDLTMLLSRVPRLRVAAFSSVQTVGEGDVRLPDLTERLQVRYAVTGSIARNGDNFQLRAALMDGADDAQLWAQRFDAPLAQFYAVQDRIVLDVSSSLSSALQLAHAVALKGRRPFQLNAYQLVQRAEMLRLNYNRETAGEIVDLLERALDCDRADGAVHAALAVQHTQNVTSRFVDNPAETFSLAKSYLGEALALSPDDPEVLAAAGITASMMGNARRAVRFLTRAVERDPNNPHTLAVLGWQHCWLTGDADGVAMIRTAEERAPHHPRFALWAHYRGHAELRLGRVEEAITAYEEGQRRNPHYSLNLVTLAAALANAGREQEARRAIADLRQVAPEYRAADYEALVRRMVYWFGESPTGEEMIAAVRGIGL, via the coding sequence ATGATGCACGGGCCTCGGCGCAGCGAAGCGTTGTCGCCCCCGCATGACGCGCCCCCGTGCTCGCTCGACCTTTCCAACTGCGCCGTCGGGGCGTTCCGTCTGCATCCCGCGCGCAACGCGGTGACGCTGGACGGTACGGAATTCGGCATCGAGCCGCTCGTCATGGATGTTCTGTGCTACCTCGTTCAGCGCGCCGGCGAGGTCGTCACGCGGGAGGAGATCATCGACCATGTCTGGCTCGACCGGCCCTGCGGCGACGAAAGCCTAACCCGCGCCATTGCGATGCTGCGCCGCACCTTCCGCAAGGACGAAAGCGCAACCGACTATATCCGCACCGTCTGGAAGCGCGGTTATGCGCTGGAGGCGCCGGTCCGGGTGCGACGGGCCGCTTCGCCCGCGACGGCCAGCATTGCCGATGCGCTGGTCCACCCGTTCGTCACTGATTATTCGGTTGCCGTACTGCCCTTCGCAAGCATGTCGGCGACACCGACGGACGCTTTCCTCGCCGATGGCATTACCCGCGACCTGACGATGCTGCTGAGCCGCGTGCCGCGCCTGCGCGTGGCGGCTTTTTCTTCCGTGCAGACCGTTGGCGAGGGGGACGTTCGCCTGCCCGATCTGACGGAACGGCTACAGGTCCGTTACGCGGTCACCGGTTCGATCGCGCGCAACGGCGACAATTTCCAGTTGCGCGCGGCGCTGATGGACGGTGCCGACGATGCGCAACTGTGGGCGCAGCGCTTCGACGCTCCGCTCGCGCAGTTCTACGCGGTCCAGGACCGCATCGTGCTCGACGTTTCGAGTTCGCTGTCGAGCGCGCTGCAACTCGCTCACGCTGTCGCGCTGAAGGGTCGCCGGCCGTTCCAGCTTAACGCCTACCAGCTCGTCCAGCGGGCTGAAATGCTGCGATTGAACTACAACCGCGAGACAGCCGGGGAGATCGTCGACCTGCTCGAGCGCGCGCTCGATTGCGATCGCGCGGATGGCGCGGTCCACGCGGCGCTGGCGGTACAGCATACGCAGAACGTCACCAGCCGCTTCGTCGACAATCCGGCGGAAACCTTCTCGCTCGCCAAGTCCTATCTCGGCGAGGCGCTGGCTCTCTCGCCCGACGATCCGGAGGTCTTGGCCGCGGCGGGTATCACCGCCAGCATGATGGGCAACGCCCGTCGTGCGGTTCGCTTCCTGACGCGAGCGGTGGAACGCGATCCGAACAATCCGCACACCCTGGCGGTGCTCGGATGGCAGCACTGCTGGCTGACCGGCGATGCGGATGGCGTGGCGATGATCCGTACCGCGGAGGAACGCGCGCCCCATCACCCCCGCTTCGCGTTGTGGGCGCATTATCGCGGACATGCCGAATTGCGGCTGGGGCGGGTGGAAGAGGCGATAACCGCCTACGAGGAGGGACAGCGGCGCAACCCCCACTACAGTCTCAACCTCGTGACGCTGGCGGCGGCCCTGGCCAATGCCGGGCGCGAGCAGGAAGCGCGCAGGGCGATTGCGGACCTTCGCCAGGTCGCGCCCGAATACCGCGCCGCCGATTACGAAGCGCTGGTGAGGCGCATGGTGTACTGGTTCGGGGAAAGCCCCACCGGGGAGGAGATGATCGCAGCGGTGCGCGGCATCGGCCTCTGA
- a CDS encoding YdgH/BhsA/McbA family protein: MKMIRCAVAAIALSVAVPGAVAAQDIPMVPGEYVEVAGIEIADGHTLDYVNYLAGQYRRELDFAVERGYISSYEVLFNEYPRQGEPDMYLVTRYETVPNAEESMRQMRERQEYLQRNLAQLEAESGERATYRTVMFSQLLRKYEYAN, from the coding sequence ATGAAGATGATCAGATGTGCCGTGGCCGCGATCGCGCTCTCGGTGGCCGTTCCCGGTGCCGTCGCCGCGCAGGACATTCCGATGGTGCCCGGCGAATATGTCGAGGTTGCGGGGATCGAGATCGCCGATGGCCATACGCTCGATTACGTCAACTACCTGGCCGGACAATACCGCCGCGAACTCGATTTCGCGGTCGAGCGCGGATATATCTCGTCATACGAGGTTCTGTTCAACGAATATCCGCGGCAAGGCGAACCCGACATGTATCTCGTCACGCGGTACGAGACCGTGCCGAACGCCGAGGAATCCATGCGGCAGATGCGCGAACGGCAGGAATATCTGCAACGCAATCTTGCCCAGCTTGAAGCCGAGTCCGGCGAAAGAGCGACGTATCGCACGGTGATGTTCAGCCAGCTGTTGCGGAAATACGAATACGCGAACTGA
- a CDS encoding dipeptidyl-peptidase 3 family protein, with protein sequence MRHIVRTLIPATLLLSACAPMTADQGVASTAGTEGYDMLASRAKIADVRIAPDTSFLSPEERQVVNKLIQASELMNDIYLRQRGSDLPQMRARIAASGDTDTLDMFDRNFGPWDAVDELHPFYGDTEMPEGAGFYPTDLTRDEFDAYLEAHPGQRDALTSPYTVVRRDGQGGLVAVPYSQEYAEFLRPAARLLREAAAITTNPSLKRFLSLRADAFLSDDYFESEMAWMDLADTPIEVAIGPYEVYTDRLYGTKTAFESFVTLRNPEESAALRRYVGYLRDMEGNLPIEDRYKNFSRGFESPISVADQVQGGGDNVPGVQTIAFNLPNDERVREAKGAKKVILANVLGAKFDRILEPMATLVLAPDQAGLVSRRYMELNTLFHELSHSLGPGTIQKNGGETTVQAELRDQYSALEESKADVMGIWNILYMMERGELPVAEKSELWATYMTGLFRSMRFGIEEAHGKGAAAQYGFLLDHGAFRFDPASDHYIVDEAKMESGIEALLRTELMLQATGDYAGTQAFFDRYAKLDSHARNTIARMDSIPVDIRPIYPESI encoded by the coding sequence ATGCGCCATATCGTCCGCACCCTCATTCCCGCGACCCTGCTGCTGTCGGCCTGCGCGCCGATGACGGCGGACCAGGGCGTTGCCTCCACCGCCGGCACCGAAGGTTACGACATGCTCGCGAGCCGCGCGAAGATCGCGGATGTGCGGATTGCGCCCGATACCTCCTTCCTCAGCCCGGAGGAGCGGCAAGTGGTCAACAAGCTCATTCAGGCGAGCGAGTTGATGAATGACATCTACCTGCGCCAACGCGGCAGCGACCTTCCGCAGATGCGCGCCCGGATCGCGGCGAGCGGCGATACCGATACGCTCGACATGTTCGACCGCAATTTCGGCCCGTGGGATGCGGTGGACGAACTCCACCCCTTCTACGGCGACACCGAAATGCCCGAAGGCGCGGGCTTCTATCCGACAGACCTCACGCGCGACGAATTCGACGCGTATCTTGAAGCGCATCCCGGCCAGCGCGATGCGCTGACGAGCCCCTACACCGTCGTAAGGCGCGACGGGCAGGGAGGCCTTGTCGCCGTGCCCTATTCGCAGGAATACGCCGAGTTCCTGCGTCCGGCCGCACGATTGCTGCGAGAGGCGGCGGCGATCACCACCAATCCCAGCCTGAAGCGCTTCCTGTCGCTGCGCGCCGATGCCTTCCTGTCGGACGATTATTTCGAAAGCGAGATGGCCTGGATGGACCTGGCCGACACGCCCATCGAAGTCGCGATCGGCCCCTACGAAGTCTATACCGACCGCCTCTACGGCACCAAGACCGCCTTCGAGAGTTTCGTGACGCTGCGCAATCCGGAAGAGAGTGCCGCGCTGCGCCGCTATGTCGGATATCTGCGCGACATGGAGGGCAATCTGCCCATCGAGGACCGCTACAAGAACTTCTCGCGCGGGTTCGAAAGCCCGATCTCGGTCGCCGACCAGGTGCAGGGCGGCGGCGACAACGTGCCCGGTGTGCAGACCATCGCCTTCAACCTCCCCAATGACGAGCGCGTGCGCGAGGCCAAGGGGGCGAAGAAGGTAATTCTCGCGAACGTGCTGGGCGCCAAGTTCGACCGTATCCTCGAACCGATGGCGACGCTGGTTCTCGCCCCCGATCAGGCCGGCCTCGTCAGCCGCCGCTACATGGAACTGAACACCCTGTTCCACGAATTGTCCCATTCGCTCGGGCCGGGCACGATTCAGAAGAACGGCGGCGAAACCACCGTGCAGGCCGAATTGCGCGACCAGTATTCGGCACTGGAAGAGAGCAAGGCCGACGTGATGGGGATCTGGAACATCCTCTACATGATGGAACGCGGCGAGCTTCCCGTGGCGGAAAAGAGCGAACTGTGGGCGACCTACATGACCGGCCTCTTCCGCTCGATGCGGTTTGGTATCGAAGAAGCGCACGGCAAGGGTGCGGCGGCGCAATACGGCTTTCTGCTTGACCACGGGGCGTTTCGCTTCGATCCCGCGAGCGATCATTACATCGTGGACGAGGCGAAGATGGAAAGCGGCATCGAGGCATTGCTGCGCACCGAATTGATGTTGCAGGCGACGGGCGATTATGCCGGCACGCAGGCTTTCTTCGATCGCTACGCGAAGCTGGATAGCCACGCCCGCAACACCATTGCGCGAATGGATTCCATCCCCGTCGATATCCGCCCCATCTATCCCGAAAGCATCTGA
- a CDS encoding peptidase associated/transthyretin-like domain-containing protein, producing MKLLAPAALLASMSVAGAAQAGDVAGKVYGADALPRGGVAVSLPDLDRTTRTATDGSYRFDGVPAGSLVVAVAASADAVQRARVDVPETGEARRDVFLYSARVIGSVRDGGDPLVNALAERSMASAWDAASAMVADAAPTAWRWRDSDG from the coding sequence ATGAAGTTGCTTGCGCCTGCCGCCCTTCTTGCCTCGATGTCTGTAGCCGGTGCGGCGCAGGCCGGCGATGTCGCGGGCAAGGTATACGGCGCGGACGCGTTGCCGCGGGGCGGCGTGGCGGTTTCGCTCCCCGACCTCGATCGAACGACGCGCACGGCTACCGATGGCAGTTATCGTTTCGATGGTGTGCCTGCGGGAAGCCTCGTCGTCGCCGTCGCGGCCTCTGCCGACGCGGTACAGCGCGCCCGTGTCGACGTGCCCGAAACGGGCGAAGCGAGGCGCGATGTGTTCCTCTATTCCGCCAGGGTGATCGGCTCCGTTCGGGACGGCGGCGATCCGCTCGTCAACGCGCTGGCGGAACGCAGCATGGCGAGCGCCTGGGATGCGGCCAGTGCGATGGTCGCCGACGCCGCGCCGACTGCCTGGCGCTGGCGCGATTCGGACGGCTGA
- a CDS encoding DNA topoisomerase IB gives MATRPSQLIYVDDDLPGITRKGAGRGWAYYDPQGKLITDQAERKRLNAIALPPAYTDAWFCPAPNGHILATGVDGRGRKQYRYHPQFRAARESEKFDACLVFGKLLPLVRKRVEQDMRSTRPTRERAIASVVRLLDLGAIRVGNTSYAKSNRSFGATTLQRRHAELTGTTLCLRYVGKGGKQREVVLSDSALATCVKKMQDLPGQHLFQWIDEGGIAQDVSSSNVNAYLCETMGDHFTAKNFRTWHASVMAFRTLGEARETLTLKAVLEKVADYLGNTPAVTRRSYVHPAVIDLVGKQQDWREALRLPRVTQYLNRWERGLIAMLEDSPAAEEFLADAA, from the coding sequence ATGGCCACCCGCCCTTCGCAGCTGATCTACGTCGATGACGATCTTCCCGGCATTACCCGCAAGGGTGCCGGCAGGGGGTGGGCCTATTACGATCCGCAAGGCAAGCTCATCACCGACCAAGCGGAAAGGAAGCGGCTGAACGCGATCGCCTTGCCGCCCGCCTATACAGACGCATGGTTCTGCCCCGCGCCCAACGGGCATATCCTGGCCACCGGCGTCGATGGTCGCGGACGCAAGCAGTATCGGTATCACCCGCAATTCCGCGCCGCGCGCGAAAGCGAGAAGTTCGACGCCTGCCTCGTTTTCGGCAAGCTGCTGCCGCTCGTTCGCAAGCGTGTGGAACAGGACATGCGATCAACCAGGCCAACGCGCGAACGGGCCATCGCCAGCGTCGTGCGCCTGCTCGATCTCGGCGCGATCAGGGTCGGCAATACCAGCTATGCGAAATCCAACCGGAGCTTCGGCGCCACGACGCTGCAACGCCGCCATGCAGAACTGACCGGCACGACGCTATGCCTGCGCTATGTCGGGAAGGGCGGAAAACAGCGCGAGGTCGTCCTGTCCGACAGTGCTTTGGCAACATGCGTGAAGAAGATGCAGGATCTGCCGGGCCAGCACCTGTTCCAGTGGATTGACGAGGGTGGCATCGCGCAGGACGTCAGTTCCTCCAACGTCAACGCCTATCTGTGCGAGACGATGGGCGATCATTTCACAGCCAAGAACTTTCGCACTTGGCACGCCAGCGTCATGGCCTTCCGCACGCTGGGGGAGGCGCGCGAGACGCTGACTTTGAAGGCGGTGCTGGAAAAGGTTGCCGATTATCTCGGCAACACGCCTGCCGTCACCCGGCGAAGCTACGTCCATCCCGCCGTGATCGACCTCGTCGGCAAGCAACAGGATTGGCGCGAGGCGCTGCGACTCCCGCGCGTGACGCAATATCTCAATCGCTGGGAACGCGGGTTGATCGCCATGCTGGAAGACAGCCCCGCAGCCGAGGAATTCCTCGCCGATGCCGCCTGA
- the yghU gene encoding glutathione-dependent disulfide-bond oxidoreductase, with product MADITYTPPEIWTQDEANGGQFASINRPTAGSRHEKELPVGQHPFQLYSLATPNGQKASIMFEELLEAGHEGAEYDAWMIDIGEADQFGSGFVAINPNSKIPALVDRSGETEFRVFESGAILLHLAETFDALLPSDRSARAETLSWLMWQIGGAPFIGGGFGHFYNYAPHPMKYPIDRYAMETKRQFSVADMQLARTRYLAGDEYTIADIAAYPWLSALWHGAYKGSDRFLQLRENENVGRWIEEIDARPAVIRGRLVNSKTMRERHSPADFDRVEDRTLFDPVRKRVDA from the coding sequence ATGGCCGACATCACCTATACCCCGCCCGAAATCTGGACCCAGGACGAGGCGAATGGGGGCCAGTTTGCCAGCATCAACCGGCCCACCGCCGGATCGCGGCACGAAAAGGAATTGCCGGTCGGGCAGCACCCGTTCCAGCTCTATTCGCTCGCCACTCCCAATGGGCAGAAGGCCTCGATCATGTTCGAGGAACTGCTCGAGGCGGGCCACGAGGGGGCCGAATACGACGCGTGGATGATCGACATCGGCGAAGCCGATCAGTTCGGATCGGGCTTCGTCGCCATCAATCCCAACTCCAAGATCCCTGCCTTGGTCGACCGGTCGGGGGAGACCGAATTCCGTGTCTTCGAAAGCGGGGCCATCCTGCTGCACCTGGCGGAAACTTTCGATGCCCTGCTCCCGAGCGATCGGTCCGCACGCGCCGAAACACTGAGCTGGTTGATGTGGCAAATCGGCGGCGCCCCTTTCATCGGCGGCGGTTTTGGCCATTTCTACAACTACGCGCCGCATCCGATGAAATATCCGATCGACCGCTACGCCATGGAAACCAAGCGACAGTTTTCCGTCGCCGACATGCAGCTGGCCAGGACGCGGTATCTGGCTGGCGATGAATACACCATCGCCGACATCGCCGCCTATCCGTGGCTTTCCGCGCTCTGGCATGGCGCCTACAAGGGGTCGGACAGGTTCCTGCAACTTCGCGAGAACGAGAATGTCGGTCGCTGGATCGAGGAGATCGATGCCCGCCCGGCCGTCATCCGCGGGCGGCTGGTCAATTCGAAGACCATGAGGGAACGCCATTCGCCGGCCGATTTCGACCGGGTCGAGGATCGCACGCTGTTCGATCCCGTCCGCAAGCGGGTCGACGCCTGA
- a CDS encoding spinster family MFS transporter: MIDATAAARPSAQPVRALPANAHLVLAMLLLVYIFNFLDRMMLSILAAPIQADLGLSDSEMGLLGGLAFAVLYSTLAVPLSALADRTSRSAVITVSLLFWSAFTALCGVAQNFWQIFLARVGVGVGEAGGVAPSYAMIADYFPPRRRSIALAIYSLGVPVGSAIGVLGGGYIASTIDWRVAFFVMGGAGLLIAPLFRMTVKDVPRTDDADTAGRSGQSIAAVARILAAKPSFGFMAFGAATSSALGYGIGFWMPSFLLRSFGLSLIDASLFMGGVLLIGGVTGMLAGGALGDRMGARKAWYPRLPAIAFFVGTPLMFLGVTTDSVLLAFVLFLIPQGLNYVWFGPVLTAVQHLVEPQARATASALFLLINNLIGLGGGIYALGALSDLLGPIYGDESLRMSIQWALPAYLVAGGLMLLATRTIASDWVEEA, encoded by the coding sequence ATGATCGACGCCACCGCCGCCGCGCGGCCTTCCGCCCAGCCGGTGCGCGCCTTGCCGGCCAACGCCCACCTCGTGCTGGCCATGCTGCTGCTGGTCTACATCTTCAATTTTCTCGACCGCATGATGCTGTCGATCCTCGCGGCCCCGATCCAGGCCGATCTCGGCCTGTCGGACAGCGAGATGGGTCTGCTGGGAGGACTGGCTTTCGCGGTGCTCTATTCGACGCTGGCCGTGCCGCTGTCCGCGCTCGCCGATCGAACCAGCCGCAGCGCGGTCATCACCGTGAGTCTGCTGTTCTGGAGTGCGTTCACCGCGCTTTGCGGAGTGGCCCAGAATTTCTGGCAGATCTTCCTCGCCCGCGTCGGCGTCGGCGTGGGGGAGGCGGGCGGCGTCGCCCCGAGCTACGCCATGATCGCCGACTATTTCCCTCCGCGCCGTCGCTCCATCGCGCTGGCGATATACTCGCTCGGCGTACCCGTTGGTTCGGCCATCGGCGTTCTGGGCGGCGGATACATCGCTTCCACCATCGACTGGCGCGTTGCCTTCTTCGTGATGGGCGGAGCGGGACTTCTGATCGCGCCGCTGTTCCGCATGACGGTAAAGGACGTCCCCCGGACCGATGACGCCGATACTGCGGGCAGAAGCGGACAGTCCATCGCCGCGGTCGCGCGGATTCTCGCGGCCAAACCGTCCTTCGGGTTCATGGCTTTCGGTGCGGCGACGAGTTCCGCGCTCGGCTACGGCATCGGTTTCTGGATGCCGAGTTTCCTGCTGCGCTCCTTCGGTCTGTCGCTGATCGACGCATCGCTGTTCATGGGCGGGGTGTTACTGATCGGCGGGGTCACGGGGATGCTGGCGGGGGGCGCGCTGGGTGATCGCATGGGTGCGCGCAAGGCATGGTATCCGCGCCTGCCGGCGATCGCCTTCTTCGTCGGCACGCCGCTGATGTTCCTCGGAGTGACGACCGACAGCGTGCTGCTCGCCTTCGTCCTGTTCCTGATACCGCAGGGCCTCAACTACGTCTGGTTCGGTCCGGTTCTGACGGCGGTGCAGCATCTGGTCGAACCGCAGGCGCGCGCAACGGCTTCGGCCCTGTTCCTGCTCATCAATAACCTCATCGGCCTCGGCGGCGGCATTTACGCGCTGGGCGCGCTCTCGGACCTGCTCGGACCGATCTATGGCGACGAATCGCTGCGCATGTCGATCCAGTGGGCGCTGCCGGCCTATCTCGTTGCCGGCGGGCTGATGCTGCTCGCCACGCGCACGATCGCGTCCGACTGGGTCGAGGAAGCCTGA
- a CDS encoding crotonase/enoyl-CoA hydratase family protein, whose product MADFETLDLEIADGLAVATFNRPDQMNTFNPAMVADLLALFDRTDEDDAVRAVILTGSGRAFCAGADLGAGGETFDYDARASEMGGPHEGGVHRDSGGVVTLRIFRSLKPVLAASNGAAVGIGATMQLPMDWRMGAQDSRYGFVFSRRGVTPEACSAWFLPRLVGMSRALDWTYSGRVFGAEEALAAGLVQSLHPADALLDAAKEKALEMTASSAPVSVALSRQMLWQGLTMNHPMDMHRVDSRVFAARGRAQDAREGILAFREKRDADYPNRVSTDMPDVFPWAEEPPFR is encoded by the coding sequence ATGGCTGACTTCGAGACACTCGATCTGGAAATTGCCGACGGGCTGGCGGTCGCGACCTTCAACCGGCCCGACCAGATGAACACCTTCAACCCGGCAATGGTCGCCGACCTGCTCGCGCTGTTCGACCGGACCGATGAAGATGACGCGGTTCGCGCCGTTATCCTCACCGGTTCCGGCCGCGCCTTCTGCGCCGGCGCCGATCTGGGCGCAGGGGGCGAGACCTTCGACTACGACGCGCGCGCGTCCGAGATGGGCGGCCCGCATGAGGGCGGGGTGCATCGCGACAGCGGCGGCGTCGTGACGCTGCGCATCTTCCGCAGTCTGAAGCCGGTGCTTGCCGCATCGAACGGGGCGGCGGTGGGCATCGGCGCGACGATGCAACTGCCGATGGACTGGCGGATGGGGGCGCAGGATTCGCGCTACGGCTTCGTGTTTTCGCGGCGCGGTGTGACGCCCGAGGCCTGCTCGGCCTGGTTCCTGCCTCGTCTGGTCGGCATGTCCCGGGCGCTCGACTGGACCTATTCGGGCCGCGTGTTCGGCGCGGAGGAGGCGCTTGCCGCCGGATTGGTGCAGTCCCTCCATCCGGCAGATGCTCTGCTCGACGCGGCAAAGGAGAAGGCGCTGGAAATGACCGCCTCCTCTGCCCCGGTGTCAGTGGCGCTGTCGCGGCAGATGCTGTGGCAGGGGCTGACCATGAACCACCCGATGGACATGCACCGCGTCGACAGCCGTGTGTTCGCCGCGCGCGGCCGCGCGCAGGATGCCCGCGAAGGCATCCTCGCCTTCCGCGAGAAGCGCGACGCCGACTATCCGAACCGCGTCTCCACGGACATGCCGGACGTGTTTCCGTGGGCGGAGGAACCACCCTTCCGCTGA
- a CDS encoding NADPH:quinone oxidoreductase family protein, with amino-acid sequence MKALLSTAPGGPETLELTETDAPSPGRGQLAVRVLACAINYPDVLIIEDKYQVKPPRPFAPGAEIAGEVVQTGEGVTGWSEGDRLIAVTGFGGLAERIVVDAQRAFRLPEGRDPVEGAALLMTYATTIHALVDRGELGEGQTLLVLGAAGGVGLAAVEIGKALGARVVAAVSTGDKAKAAREAGADETLIYPRAPFDKDQSKALSDEFKAAVGKGGADVIYDPVGGDYCEPALRSIGWEGRYLVVGFPAGIPRLPLNLTLLKSCDVRGVFWGGFVMRDPAANAAHVEQLMRWWEGGTITPRIDRTWPLAEGGEAIRWLAERKAVGKVVVTVGE; translated from the coding sequence ATGAAAGCCCTTCTGTCGACCGCCCCGGGCGGTCCCGAAACGCTCGAACTGACCGAGACCGATGCGCCATCGCCGGGCCGGGGGCAGCTGGCGGTTCGCGTCCTCGCCTGCGCGATCAACTATCCCGACGTGCTCATCATCGAGGACAAGTATCAGGTGAAGCCGCCGCGCCCCTTCGCGCCCGGCGCGGAGATCGCCGGCGAGGTCGTCCAGACAGGAGAGGGCGTGACCGGCTGGAGCGAGGGCGACCGGCTGATCGCCGTGACCGGCTTCGGCGGACTGGCGGAACGGATCGTGGTGGATGCGCAGCGCGCCTTCCGGCTGCCCGAGGGCCGTGATCCGGTGGAAGGTGCCGCGCTGCTGATGACCTACGCCACCACCATCCACGCGCTCGTCGACCGGGGCGAGCTGGGCGAGGGGCAGACGCTGCTGGTCCTGGGCGCGGCGGGCGGCGTGGGGCTGGCCGCGGTCGAGATCGGCAAGGCGCTGGGCGCGCGCGTCGTCGCCGCGGTTTCCACCGGGGACAAGGCGAAGGCCGCGCGCGAGGCGGGCGCGGACGAGACGCTGATCTATCCGCGCGCGCCGTTCGACAAGGACCAGTCGAAGGCGTTGTCAGACGAGTTCAAGGCGGCGGTCGGCAAGGGCGGGGCGGACGTCATCTACGATCCGGTCGGCGGCGATTACTGCGAACCGGCGCTGCGATCCATCGGTTGGGAGGGGCGCTATCTCGTGGTCGGTTTCCCGGCCGGCATCCCCCGGCTTCCGCTCAATTTGACGCTGCTCAAGAGCTGCGACGTGCGCGGGGTGTTCTGGGGCGGGTTCGTGATGCGCGATCCGGCCGCCAATGCCGCCCATGTCGAGCAACTGATGCGGTGGTGGGAGGGCGGCACGATCACTCCGCGTATCGACCGCACCTGGCCCCTCGCCGAAGGTGGAGAGGCGATCCGCTGGCTGGCCGAGCGCAAGGCGGTGGGCAAGGTCGTCGTCACGGTCGGCGAGTAG
- a CDS encoding tyrosine-protein phosphatase, translating into MTLRDEDRLRIVTLEGAGNFRDFGGYRTQGGRRVATGRLYRANRLSHLTPRDIAALDARGITTIFDLRSVREREADPTAWTGEHLTAHSWPPGHKRRLVDMARDYPQTAAGARALMLDFYGELPLTLGHAFGAIITRIAAGAVPCVIHCSAGKDRTGMAAALVLAALGVPRETILDDYAMTDRIVASADDMARSIFTGRRGGERAQGTMQSEFPEEMIAVMLSARPEFLESAFAGIERAHGGLDEYLEAIGVTDAMRENLTRLLLEPPLSPLSETA; encoded by the coding sequence ATGACACTTCGCGACGAAGACAGGCTGCGCATCGTGACGCTGGAAGGGGCGGGCAATTTCCGTGATTTCGGCGGTTACCGGACACAAGGCGGCCGGCGCGTGGCGACAGGCCGGCTCTACCGCGCCAACCGCCTGTCGCACCTGACCCCGCGGGATATCGCGGCGCTTGACGCGCGCGGCATCACCACGATATTCGATCTGAGAAGCGTGCGCGAACGCGAAGCCGATCCGACCGCATGGACCGGCGAGCATCTGACCGCGCATAGCTGGCCGCCGGGCCACAAGCGCCGCCTTGTCGACATGGCGCGCGACTATCCGCAGACGGCAGCGGGCGCGCGCGCGCTGATGCTGGATTTCTACGGCGAACTGCCGCTGACGCTGGGCCATGCCTTCGGGGCGATCATCACCCGGATTGCGGCGGGGGCGGTGCCGTGCGTCATTCACTGTTCGGCGGGAAAGGACCGGACCGGGATGGCCGCGGCACTGGTGCTGGCGGCCCTTGGCGTCCCGCGCGAGACGATCCTGGACGATTACGCGATGACCGATCGCATCGTCGCCAGCGCTGACGACATGGCCCGCTCGATCTTCACGGGGAGACGGGGCGGCGAGCGGGCGCAGGGCACGATGCAGTCGGAATTTCCCGAAGAGATGATCGCGGTCATGCTGTCCGCGCGGCCCGAATTTCTCGAAAGCGCCTTTGCCGGGATCGAGCGTGCGCATGGCGGGCTGGACGAATATCTGGAGGCTATTGGCGTCACCGATGCCATGCGGGAAAACCTGACCCGCCTGCTCCTCGAACCGCCCCTTTCGCCACTATCGGAGACCGCCTGA